A portion of the Malania oleifera isolate guangnan ecotype guangnan chromosome 3, ASM2987363v1, whole genome shotgun sequence genome contains these proteins:
- the LOC131151421 gene encoding uncharacterized protein LOC131151421, which yields MTRKVKIEAPTFDGQMNPKLFQDWLAEMDAYFEWYRMIDPYWVQFAKMRLIGQAKLHWMNVERQEARLRHRPIEHWDLMKDRLTEKYVPISYQKRVMDQLYSLRQGNMTISEYMTQFDKLSIRCGVDEIESQQIARFRTGLMPELRREMFPHHITSLEQAFNLAHDFEQMNKGQMGRRYGNPSNETYPRKIQGTDKSKQASARQVTSRGSNPTVQQPVDKGKAPITGSSHQNSGIEVCFKCHKKEHFAKQCPNRNLVIEREEEEEEEENDAPYDAANEAGEDVLSSEDDENAQLSVMRRLMCGSKSCKMIIDGGSCMNVISKSAAEKLRLKTEPHSNPYNVAWVNAMTMPVSHRCLVPIKIGEYEDQIWCDVLPMNVAHILVGRPWLFDMDVSHNGRANTYFFKCNGKRIILSPFEPKSGKSKKKEETKGKQVGQPLHILNKKDFEFKSQETQVVYVVVAKEAEQKSLEQETPPEVFPILSEFEDVIFEPPSELPPMRDIQHAIDLVPSSSLPNLPHYRMNLKEHDEANG from the exons ATGACTAGGAAAGTGAAGATAGAAGCCCCTACATTTGATGGTCAAATGAATCCCAAACTTTTTCAAGATTGGTTAGCTGAGATGGATGCCTACTTTGAGTGGTACAGGATGATTGACCCTTATTGGGTCCAATTCGCTAAGATGAGGTTGATTGGACAAGCAAAACTCCATTGGATGAATGTGGAGAGGCAAGAGGCTCGCCTACGTCATAGGCCCATTGAACATTGGGATTTGATGAAAGATAGGCTCACTGAAAAGTATGTGCCTATTAGCTATCAAAAGCGCGTTATGGATCAACTCTATAGCTTGCGCCAGGGTAATATGACTATTTCTGAGTATATGACCCAATTCGATAAGTTGTCTATTAGGTGTGGAGTTGATGAGATAGAGAGCCAACAAATTGCTAGGTTCCGCACTGGATTAATGCCTGAATTAAGGAGAGAGATGTTTCCCCATCATATAACATCTCTTGAACAAGCATTTAATCtagctcatgactttgagcaGATGAACAAAGGGCAAATGGGAAGGCGGTATGGCAACCCCTCAAATGAAACCTATCCTAGGAAAATCCAGGGCACTGATAAGTCTAAACAAGCATCTGCAAGGCAAGTCACTTCTCGTGGGAGCAACCCCACAGTCCAACAACCAGTGGACAAAGGGAAAGCCCCGATAACGGGATCCTCTCACCAAAATTCTGGCATAGAAGTATGTTTCAAGTGCCACAAAAAGGAACACTTTGCCAAGCAATGCCCTAATAGGAATTTAGTAattgagagagaagaagaagaggaagaggaagaaaatgatgCACCATATGATGCTGCAAATGAAGCAGGTGAAGATGTGCTAAGTAGTGAGGATGATGAGAATGCGCAGCTAAGTGTGATGAGACGCCTTATG TGTGGGAGTAAAAGCTGCAAGATGATCATAGATGGTGGGAGCTGTATGAATGTGATTTCAAAGTCAGCAGCTGAAAAGTTGAGATTAAAAACAGAGCCTCATTCCAACCCATATAATGTTGCATGGGTCAATGCAATGACCATGCCAGTAAGCCATAGGTGTTTAGTCCCCATTAAAATTGGAGAGTATGAGGACCAAATTTGGTGTGACGTGCTGCCTATGAATGTTGCTCATATTCTAGTTGGGAGACCTTGGCTATTTGACATGGATGTCTCACATAATGGGCGTGCCAACACCTACTTTTTTAAGTGTAATGGAAAAAGAATTATTCTCAGTCCATTTGAGCCCAAGAGTGGAAAAAGCAAGAAGAAAGAGGAGACGAAAGGAAAACAAGTTGGTCAACCCTTACATATTCTAAACAAGAAGGACTTTGAGTTTAAGAGTCAAGAAACTCAGGTCGTTTATGTGGTTGTTGCCAAGGAAGCCGAGCAAAAGAGTCTTGAACAGGAGACACCTCCAGAAGTATTCCCTATACTTTCTGAGTTTGAAGATGTCATTTTTGAGCCACCTAGTGAGTTGCCTCCGATGAGAGATATTCAACATGCTATTGATCTTGTTCCTAGTTCATCTCTACCTAATTTGCCACATTATAGAATGAACCTAAAGGAACATGACGAGGCAAATGGATGA